A genomic window from Pecten maximus chromosome 4, xPecMax1.1, whole genome shotgun sequence includes:
- the LOC117324832 gene encoding hyphally regulated cell wall protein 3-like, with amino-acid sequence MKGDLNSPQFDNGQLKGDLNSPPSDNGLMKGDLNSQPSDNSQMGGDLNSPPSDNGEMNGDLNSPPSDNCMEGDLNSPSSDNGQMKGDLNSPPSDNGKEGDLNSPPSDNGQMKGDLNSPPSDNGKEGDLNSPPSEKGKEGDLNSPPSDNGKEGDLNSPPSDNGQMKGDLNSPPSDNGKEGDLNSPPSDNGKEGDLNSPPSDNGKEGDLNSPPSDNGKEGDLNSPPSDNGQMKGDLNSPPSDNGEMKGDLNSPTSDNGKEGDLNSPPSDNGQMKGDLNSPPSDNGKEGDLNSPPSENGKEGDLNSPPSDNGKEGDLNSPTSDNGQMKSDLNSPTSDNGQMEGDFNSPTSDNGQMKSGLNSPTSDNGQMKSGLNSPTSNNGQMKSGLNNPTSDNGQMEGDLNSPPSDNGQIKGDLNSPTSDNGQMKGDLNSRPSDNGQLKGDLNRPPSDNG; translated from the coding sequence ATGAAGggtgatttgaacagcccacaaTTTGATAACGGTCAGCTGAAGGGTGATTTGAACAGCCCGCCATCTGATAACGGTCTGATGAAGGGTGATTTGAACAGCCAACCATCTGATAACAGTCAGATGGGGggtgatttgaacagcccaccatctgataacGGTGAGATGAACggtgatttgaacagcccaccatctgataacTGTATGGAGggtgatttgaacagcccaTCATCTGATAACGGTCAGATGAAGggtgatttgaacagcccaccatctgataacGGTAAGGAGGGTGATctgaacagcccaccatctgataacGGTCAGATGAAGggtgatttgaacagcccaccatctgataacGGTAAGGAGggtgatttgaacagcccaccatctgaaaAAGGTAAGGAGggtgatttgaacagcccaccatctgataacGGTAAGGAGggtgatttgaacagcccaccatctgataacGGTCAGATGAAGggtgatttgaacagcccaccatctgataatGGTAAGGAGGGTGATctgaacagcccaccatctgataacGGTAAGGAGggtgatttgaacagcccaccatctgataacGGTAAGGAGggtgatttgaacagcccaccatctgataacGGTAAGGAGggtgatttgaacagcccaccatctgataacGGTCAGATGAAGggtgatttgaacagcccaccatctgataacGGTGAGATGAAGggtgatttgaacagcccaaCATCTGATAACGGTAAGGAGggtgatttgaacagcccaccatctgataacGGTCAGATGAAGggtgatttgaacagcccaccatctgataacGGTAAGGAGGGTGATctgaacagcccaccatctgaaaATGGTAAGGAGggtgatttgaacagcccaccatctgataacGGTAAGGAGGGTGATCTGAACAGCCCAACATCTGATAACGGTCAGATGAAGAgtgatttgaacagcccaaCATCTGATAACGGTCAGATGGAGGGTGATTTTAACAGCCCAACATCTGATAACGGTCAGATGAAGAGTGGTTTGAACAGCCCAACATCTGATAACGGTCAGATGAAGAGTGGTTTGAACAGCCCAACATCTAATAACGGTCAGATGAAGAGTGGTTTGAACAACCCTACATCTGATAACGGTCAGATGGAGGGTGATTTGAACAGCCCGCCATCTGATAACGGTCAGATAAAGggtgatttgaacagcccaaCATCTGATAACGGTCAGATGAAGGGTGATTTGAACAGCCGACCATCTGATAACGGTCAGCTGAAGGGTGATTTGAACAGGCCGCCATCTGATAACGGTTAG